A portion of the Planctomycetota bacterium genome contains these proteins:
- a CDS encoding DnaJ C-terminal domain-containing protein has protein sequence MSAAHMAERDYYETLGVARDASADQIRAAYRALARKFHPDVNKSPDATAKFSEVQRAYDVLGDETKRRLFDQYGVAGVEGGAPPPPRGRARPGGAPGTPHTVGDFDPEELSEIFESFFGRGSGGFGTRPGEGGPGGPRGGRGRATPRAEPEPVRADVTVPFVRAAVGGPETVGVRENGRTKRIEVRIPAGVEDGATLRMRGALGGAKSPQDLILTVRVSPHPLWRRGEGASEGKGLDLFVDLPLTVAEAFLGATVTVPTPGGPVDLQVPALSGSGRRLRLRGRGIRDDEGREGDLYAVLRIVAPGALTDEDKAALIVLGEKTLTPRSGPEWRTT, from the coding sequence GTGAGCGCGGCACACATGGCGGAGCGGGACTACTACGAAACGCTCGGGGTGGCGCGCGACGCGAGCGCGGATCAGATCCGCGCGGCGTACCGCGCGCTGGCGCGCAAGTTCCACCCGGACGTGAACAAGTCTCCGGACGCAACGGCGAAGTTCTCGGAGGTGCAGCGCGCGTACGACGTGCTGGGCGACGAGACCAAGCGCCGGCTGTTCGATCAGTACGGGGTTGCGGGCGTGGAGGGCGGCGCGCCGCCCCCGCCCCGGGGGCGCGCCAGGCCGGGGGGCGCGCCCGGCACGCCGCACACGGTCGGTGACTTCGACCCCGAGGAGCTTTCGGAGATCTTCGAGTCGTTCTTCGGGCGCGGGTCGGGCGGGTTCGGCACGCGCCCCGGCGAGGGCGGGCCGGGCGGGCCGCGCGGGGGGCGCGGGCGTGCGACGCCCCGCGCCGAGCCGGAGCCGGTGCGCGCGGACGTGACGGTGCCGTTTGTGCGAGCGGCGGTGGGTGGGCCCGAGACGGTGGGCGTGCGCGAGAACGGGCGCACGAAGCGGATCGAGGTGCGCATCCCCGCGGGGGTCGAGGACGGCGCGACCCTGCGCATGCGCGGCGCGCTCGGGGGCGCGAAGTCGCCGCAGGACCTGATCCTGACGGTGCGCGTCTCCCCGCACCCGTTGTGGCGTCGGGGCGAGGGCGCGAGCGAGGGCAAGGGGCTGGACCTGTTCGTGGATCTTCCGCTGACGGTGGCGGAGGCGTTCCTGGGCGCGACGGTGACGGTGCCGACGCCGGGCGGCCCGGTTGACCTGCAGGTGCCGGCGCTCTCGGGGTCGGGGCGTCGGCTGCGTCTGCGCGGTCGTGGGATCCGCGATGACGAGGGGCGCGAGGGAGATCTGTACGCGGTGCTGCGGATCGTGGCGCCGGGGGCGCTAACGGACGAGGACAAGGCCGCGTTGATCGTGCTGGGTGAGAAGACACTCACGCCGCGTTCGGGTCCCGAGTGGCGAACGACGTGA
- a CDS encoding undecaprenyl-phosphate glucose phosphotransferase, with the protein MFLLSVADAAVASCACVLAWLVRRVLVEGHVPSPFEDPQAWIREPLLVPLVPLTLLSLWVFGLYRPRRDQALWEEQRQLLKATIGALVGLVVVIWLIGGQEISRDGQIVRLGLGLGGASMSVDAGRVQLGALGVIGTTMVCATRLIFRVSLRQLRKRGWNLRHVCIIGTGRLARICCRTLDRNSWTGIHVAYFISHQEHVPAGTILLGRPVRGGLADLESILDAECPDAVYLALPSTRASFRPQLLRRLEKFCVSVRVVPDVHPRYMAHGMTLSELDGMPVLSVRENPLMGLGGAGKRVLDIAGALVGLVLFAPLLAGIALAVRASGPGPVIFRQRRVSLGGEEFRILKFRTMRHAADEQGPARWTSRNDPRVTRIGRFLRRTSLDELPQLFNVLAGDMSLVGPRPERPELIARFREDWRGYMLRQHVKAGMTGWAQVNGLRGDTSLKKRLQHDLFYVRHWSLGFDVKILWLTILRGFAHPNAH; encoded by the coding sequence GTGTTTCTGTTGAGCGTCGCGGACGCGGCGGTGGCGAGCTGCGCGTGCGTGCTGGCGTGGCTGGTGCGGCGCGTGCTGGTCGAGGGGCACGTGCCCTCGCCGTTCGAAGATCCGCAGGCGTGGATCCGCGAGCCGCTGCTGGTGCCGCTGGTCCCGCTGACGCTGCTGAGCCTGTGGGTGTTCGGGCTGTACCGCCCGCGCCGCGATCAGGCGCTGTGGGAAGAGCAGCGACAACTGTTGAAGGCGACGATCGGCGCGCTGGTGGGGCTGGTGGTGGTCATCTGGCTGATCGGCGGGCAGGAGATCTCGCGCGACGGACAGATCGTGCGCCTGGGGCTGGGGCTGGGCGGGGCGTCGATGAGCGTGGACGCGGGGCGCGTGCAGCTGGGCGCGCTGGGCGTGATCGGCACGACGATGGTGTGCGCGACGCGACTGATCTTCCGCGTGTCGCTGCGCCAGCTCCGCAAGCGCGGCTGGAACCTTCGGCACGTGTGCATCATCGGCACGGGGCGGCTGGCGCGCATCTGCTGCCGCACGCTTGACCGCAACTCGTGGACGGGCATCCACGTCGCGTACTTCATCTCGCACCAGGAGCACGTGCCCGCGGGCACGATCCTGCTCGGACGCCCCGTGCGGGGGGGGCTGGCGGACCTGGAATCGATCCTCGACGCCGAGTGCCCGGACGCGGTGTACCTCGCGCTGCCGAGCACGCGCGCGTCGTTCCGCCCGCAGTTGCTGCGCCGGCTCGAGAAGTTCTGCGTCAGCGTGCGCGTCGTGCCCGACGTGCACCCTCGCTACATGGCGCACGGCATGACGCTCAGCGAGCTCGACGGCATGCCGGTGCTCAGCGTGCGCGAGAACCCGCTCATGGGCCTGGGCGGGGCGGGCAAGCGCGTGCTGGACATCGCCGGGGCGCTCGTCGGCCTGGTGCTCTTCGCGCCGCTGCTCGCGGGCATCGCGCTGGCCGTGCGGGCGAGCGGGCCCGGGCCGGTCATCTTCCGCCAGCGCCGGGTCTCGCTGGGGGGCGAGGAGTTCCGCATCCTGAAGTTCCGCACCATGCGTCACGCGGCGGACGAGCAGGGCCCCGCCCGCTGGACCAGCCGCAACGACCCCCGCGTCACGCGCATCGGCCGGTTCCTCCGGCGCACGAGCCTGGACGAACTCCCCCAGTTGTTCAACGTCCTCGCGGGCGACATGAGCCTCGTGGGCCCGCGCCCGGAGCGCCCGGAGCTCATCGCCCGCTTCCGCGAAGACTGGCGGGGCTACATGCTCCGCCAGCACGTGAAGGCCGGCATGACCGGCTGGGCGCAGGTCAACGGCCTGCGGGGCGACACCAGCCTCAAGAAGCGCCTCCAGCACGACCTGTTCTACGTGCGCCACTGGTCGCTCGGGTTTGATGTCAAGATCCTGTGGCTCACGATCCTGCGGGGCTTTGCGCACCCCAACGCGCATTAG
- a CDS encoding FAD-dependent oxidoreductase: protein MAAHYQVIVIGGGHAGVEAAWACANIFAASGVGGTGPRPADTGPERPRPEREAREPRPVALVTLDPGTVGVMSCNPAIGGLAKGQLVREIDAMGGLMGLATDLTGIQFKVLNQSKGPAVHGPRAQCDKHAYAECVRALIASRPEIDVVGGSVERLLVRDGKIEGVEVRRSDGSHETLLARAVVLTTGTFMRGLMHCGEQRTPGGRFGEGAAVGISGALRELGFELGRLKTGTPPRLRRGSIEWDALEPALGDESPVPFSDLTGEGIIGWASGQGEPVPQRAGEPHYDEHGPASSLDRFPVLSQVECRQTRTTPEAHALIRANLHRAPMYSGQIESAGPRYCPSIEDKVVRFAERDSHGVFLEPESLRDDWVYCNGVSTSLPPDVQDVVIRSMPGCAAAEILRYGYAVEYDMVRPHQIHATGMTRLVEGLFLAGQINGTSGYEEAAAQGLVAGINAARFVLGAGEVVIGRDAGYIGVLMDDLVTKTPVEPYRMFTSRAEHRLCLRSDNAPDRLTPLAIEMGLLGGTALGRARAGLFERRGAIMRGLHAAIERTGKGERGLAHRCRSDVFEAGDLRRELDALGALPAGLPARVLDGAIRTVHADRRYEAYVVRQRADVRRRADMEERRLPEGVDYRVLTHLRAEAREALHRFRPRTYGQAGRLEGVTPADLTLLAVLLEKARRGEGRATG from the coding sequence ATGGCCGCGCACTACCAGGTCATCGTGATCGGCGGCGGGCACGCGGGCGTCGAGGCCGCGTGGGCGTGCGCCAACATCTTCGCCGCGTCGGGCGTCGGAGGCACAGGGCCCCGCCCCGCAGACACGGGGCCCGAAAGGCCCCGCCCCGAGCGCGAGGCCCGCGAGCCGCGGCCTGTCGCGCTCGTCACGCTCGATCCCGGCACCGTCGGCGTCATGTCGTGCAACCCCGCGATCGGCGGGCTCGCGAAGGGCCAGCTCGTCCGCGAGATCGACGCCATGGGCGGGCTGATGGGCCTTGCCACCGACCTCACCGGCATCCAGTTCAAGGTGCTGAACCAGAGCAAGGGCCCGGCGGTGCACGGCCCGCGGGCGCAGTGCGACAAGCACGCGTACGCCGAATGCGTGCGAGCGCTCATCGCGTCGCGCCCGGAGATCGACGTCGTCGGCGGGAGCGTCGAGCGACTGCTGGTGCGTGACGGGAAGATCGAGGGCGTTGAAGTTCGCCGGTCCGACGGCTCGCACGAGACGCTGCTGGCCAGGGCGGTGGTGCTGACGACGGGCACGTTCATGCGCGGGCTGATGCACTGCGGCGAGCAGCGCACGCCGGGCGGGCGCTTCGGCGAGGGGGCCGCGGTGGGCATCTCGGGCGCGCTGCGGGAGCTCGGGTTCGAGCTCGGGCGGCTGAAGACCGGCACGCCGCCGCGGCTTCGGCGCGGGTCGATCGAGTGGGACGCGCTCGAACCCGCGCTCGGCGACGAAAGCCCCGTTCCGTTCAGCGACCTCACCGGCGAGGGCATCATCGGGTGGGCGAGCGGGCAGGGGGAGCCTGTGCCCCAGCGCGCGGGCGAGCCTCACTACGACGAGCACGGACCGGCGTCGTCGCTCGACCGGTTTCCCGTGCTGTCGCAGGTTGAATGTCGTCAGACACGGACGACGCCCGAGGCGCACGCGCTGATCCGCGCAAACCTGCACCGGGCGCCGATGTACAGCGGGCAGATCGAGAGCGCCGGACCCCGCTACTGCCCGAGCATCGAGGACAAGGTCGTGCGCTTCGCCGAGCGCGACAGTCACGGCGTGTTCCTGGAGCCCGAAAGCCTGCGCGACGACTGGGTGTACTGCAACGGGGTCTCGACGAGCCTCCCGCCCGACGTGCAGGACGTCGTGATCCGCTCGATGCCCGGGTGCGCCGCGGCCGAGATCCTGCGCTACGGCTACGCGGTGGAGTACGACATGGTGCGCCCGCACCAGATCCACGCGACGGGCATGACCCGGCTCGTCGAGGGGTTGTTCCTCGCCGGGCAGATCAACGGGACCAGCGGCTACGAGGAGGCCGCGGCCCAGGGGCTGGTGGCGGGCATCAACGCGGCGCGCTTCGTCCTGGGCGCGGGCGAGGTGGTGATCGGGCGTGACGCGGGGTACATCGGCGTGCTGATGGACGATCTGGTGACGAAGACGCCGGTGGAGCCGTACCGGATGTTCACGAGCCGCGCCGAGCACCGCCTGTGCCTGCGGAGCGACAACGCGCCCGACCGCCTGACCCCGCTGGCGATCGAGATGGGTCTGCTCGGCGGCACGGCGCTCGGTCGTGCGCGGGCGGGCCTGTTCGAGCGGCGCGGGGCGATCATGCGCGGCCTGCACGCGGCGATCGAGCGGACGGGCAAGGGCGAGCGGGGCCTGGCGCACCGATGCCGCTCGGACGTGTTCGAGGCGGGCGACCTGCGGCGGGAGTTGGACGCCTTGGGCGCGCTGCCCGCGGGGCTGCCGGCGCGCGTGCTCGACGGCGCGATCCGCACGGTGCACGCCGACCGCCGGTACGAGGCGTACGTGGTGCGTCAGCGAGCGGACGTGCGGCGTCGGGCCGACATGGAAGAACGTCGCCTGCCCGAGGGCGTGGACTACCGCGTGCTGACGCATCTGCGGGCGGAAGCGCGCGAGGCGCTGCACCGGTTCCGCCCACGAACGTACGGGCAGGCCGGGCGCCTGGAGGGAGTGACGCCAGCGGACCTCACGCTGCTCGCGGTGCTGCTCGAGAAGGCGCGCCGCGGCGAGGGCCGGGCGACGGGGTAG
- a CDS encoding cation:proton antiporter: MLAVLAQQGVSHAGVQLLLVVATAGAVALALGRLRLPTVPGYLIAGAIIGPHTLALVQDSDELASIGSLSTILLMFVIGLQLDMTRVRTGLLSIVGVTLLATGTMAALAWPLASAWVGSAPAGLALALAFSVAATAVPLRMLETRHETHSAFGRLAFGVTLFQDLIAVGMLAVLPLLAMWKGEGAISGTTGGLALRGMVAVGGMVVLIFGGRWLLPRLLDQASRVGSEVLIVVCAGVALGAAILSAVLGLSPEMGAFIAGFLLASTPFRFHVASALLPLRDLFLAVFFTVVGMSVPFMEVLSGWWIVLLGLLALGVFKLVGIAGAAWALGAPARHGVLAAITLAPAGEFTLVVLGQSKGILDAQHVAYATAIVGLSLVAAPLIVWAGHRSTWPNRIPPAPWVKSSALRAAFAATTPDAPLASGEASPPHVIVAGFGPVGRAVADALEQRGVRITIIELNPRTIARQATLGRQVVYGDVSSRGVLESAGIAHAQAVVLSAPDEDAMLRACESIRSFRDDVFVSIRVSALSVGLRARALGADHMVVEELVTAETMAREVAGELDRRAGARPAPSDIVPA, encoded by the coding sequence ATGCTCGCGGTGCTCGCACAGCAGGGCGTCTCGCACGCCGGTGTTCAGTTGCTCCTGGTCGTGGCGACGGCCGGGGCCGTTGCGCTCGCGTTGGGGCGGCTGCGGCTGCCGACGGTGCCGGGATACCTGATCGCAGGCGCGATCATCGGGCCTCACACGCTCGCGCTGGTGCAGGACTCCGACGAACTGGCCTCGATCGGCAGCCTGTCGACGATCCTGCTGATGTTCGTCATCGGCCTGCAACTGGACATGACGCGCGTGCGCACCGGGCTGCTGTCGATCGTCGGGGTGACGCTGCTGGCGACGGGCACGATGGCCGCCCTCGCCTGGCCTCTCGCGTCGGCGTGGGTGGGGTCCGCCCCGGCAGGCCTGGCGCTGGCGCTGGCGTTCTCGGTGGCGGCGACGGCCGTCCCGCTGCGGATGCTGGAGACGCGCCACGAGACGCACTCGGCGTTCGGTCGCCTGGCGTTCGGCGTCACCCTGTTCCAGGATCTGATCGCGGTGGGCATGCTCGCGGTGCTCCCGCTGCTGGCGATGTGGAAGGGCGAGGGCGCCATCAGCGGCACGACCGGCGGGCTGGCGCTGCGGGGCATGGTCGCGGTGGGGGGCATGGTCGTGCTGATCTTCGGCGGGCGGTGGCTGCTGCCCCGCCTGCTGGATCAGGCCAGCCGGGTCGGCAGCGAGGTGCTCATCGTGGTGTGCGCGGGCGTCGCGCTGGGGGCGGCGATCTTGAGCGCGGTGCTCGGTCTGAGCCCGGAGATGGGCGCCTTCATCGCGGGATTCCTGCTCGCGTCCACGCCCTTTAGGTTCCATGTCGCGTCGGCCCTGCTCCCGCTGCGAGACCTCTTCCTCGCGGTCTTCTTCACCGTCGTGGGCATGTCCGTGCCCTTCATGGAGGTCCTCTCGGGCTGGTGGATCGTGCTGCTCGGGCTGCTGGCGCTCGGGGTCTTCAAGCTCGTGGGCATCGCCGGGGCGGCGTGGGCCTTGGGCGCGCCCGCCCGGCACGGGGTGCTGGCGGCGATCACCCTCGCACCGGCCGGAGAGTTCACGCTCGTCGTGCTCGGGCAGAGCAAGGGCATCCTCGACGCCCAGCACGTCGCGTACGCGACCGCCATCGTCGGGCTCTCGCTCGTCGCGGCGCCGCTCATCGTCTGGGCGGGGCATCGGTCCACCTGGCCCAACCGCATCCCGCCCGCCCCGTGGGTGAAGTCCTCGGCGCTTCGGGCGGCGTTCGCCGCCACCACCCCGGATGCGCCCCTGGCGTCGGGCGAGGCCAGCCCCCCGCACGTGATCGTGGCGGGGTTTGGCCCCGTCGGGCGGGCGGTGGCCGACGCACTGGAGCAGCGGGGGGTGCGGATCACGATCATCGAGCTCAACCCGCGCACCATCGCACGCCAGGCGACGCTGGGGCGCCAGGTGGTGTACGGCGACGTGTCCAGCCGCGGCGTGCTGGAGTCGGCGGGGATCGCGCATGCCCAGGCCGTGGTCCTCTCCGCGCCCGACGAGGACGCGATGCTCCGGGCGTGCGAGTCGATCCGGTCGTTCCGCGACGACGTGTTCGTCTCGATCCGGGTGAGCGCGCTCAGCGTCGGGCTGCGGGCGCGCGCCCTCGGGGCCGACCACATGGTCGTGGAAGAACTCGTTACGGCCGAGACGATGGCGCGCGAGGTCGCCGGTGAGCTCGACCGCCGCGCCGGGGCCCGCCCGGCGCCGTCGGACATCGTCCCCGCGTAG
- a CDS encoding UvrB/UvrC motif-containing protein produces the protein MDISKILSEWPYESGQLSCRLIMGEDGEPYIQVRLDMGLLQMRADGRPDGERPHGFSSLLDYYQEVLDENRTAPQDDDPRSEKRSLNEDDCRQLRDEAEMYYRRYIALMVLEDFDRVVRDTTRNLHLLDFIAAHAETEDDRTSLEKFRPYITMMRTRALASQAVKDGEPKAALLAIDEGLEVLRRHFEEAGRPQLFDASNEVQALRGMREALVPKLPVSQKSELKDRLARAIADENYELAAILRDELKQLKE, from the coding sequence GTGGACATCAGCAAGATCCTCTCCGAATGGCCCTACGAGTCCGGTCAACTCTCCTGCCGGCTCATCATGGGCGAGGACGGAGAACCCTACATCCAAGTTCGTCTCGACATGGGCCTCCTCCAGATGCGTGCGGACGGCCGCCCCGACGGCGAACGCCCCCACGGTTTCTCCAGCCTCCTTGATTATTACCAGGAAGTCCTCGACGAGAATCGCACCGCCCCGCAGGACGACGACCCAAGGTCCGAGAAGCGTTCGCTGAACGAAGACGACTGCCGCCAGCTCCGCGACGAGGCCGAGATGTACTACCGCCGGTACATCGCCCTGATGGTGCTGGAGGACTTTGATCGGGTCGTCCGGGATACGACCCGAAACCTCCACCTGCTCGACTTCATCGCCGCCCACGCCGAGACCGAGGACGACCGCACCTCGCTCGAGAAGTTCCGCCCGTACATCACCATGATGCGGACGCGGGCGCTCGCGAGCCAGGCCGTCAAGGACGGCGAGCCCAAGGCCGCCCTGCTCGCGATCGACGAAGGGCTGGAGGTGCTCCGGCGCCACTTCGAGGAAGCCGGGCGACCGCAGTTGTTCGACGCGAGCAACGAGGTGCAGGCCCTGCGGGGCATGCGCGAGGCGCTCGTGCCCAAACTGCCGGTGAGCCAGAAGTCCGAACTCAAGGACCGGCTGGCCCGCGCGATCGCCGACGAGAACTACGAGCTCGCCGCGATCCTCCGCGACGAACTGAAGCAACTCAAGGAATGA
- a CDS encoding sigma-70 family RNA polymerase sigma factor, which yields MSAVRTSAGGSRRASSGVQSDLQVYLREISKTPLLTAEEEREYGWRIVNENDPIARERMIRANLRLVVAIAKNYAGRGLPMSDLVEEGNIGLLRAVEGFDPAQGARFSTYASWWIKQAIKRALVNSCQQVHVPAYMVELIAKWKVAYRRLEAELGTTPTLQDLAQAMDLPLHKVRIVRRAVKAMQSASKGGVSEKAELVNLSEIMADPRVGTPQDRVFREEELETLRRLMETIDEREAKVLRMRFGLDGCEPLTLRQIADEIGISRERVRQIVDEGLTRLNERLSGTPDAEAAVAGARAGN from the coding sequence GTGAGTGCAGTGCGTACCAGCGCCGGGGGATCGCGACGCGCGTCGAGCGGCGTCCAGAGCGACCTCCAGGTCTACCTGCGTGAGATTTCCAAGACCCCGCTCCTGACCGCCGAGGAGGAGCGTGAGTACGGCTGGCGCATCGTCAACGAGAACGATCCGATCGCGCGGGAGCGCATGATCCGGGCGAACCTGCGCCTGGTCGTCGCGATCGCCAAGAACTACGCCGGGCGCGGGCTGCCGATGTCGGACCTGGTCGAGGAAGGCAATATCGGGCTGCTGCGCGCGGTGGAGGGGTTCGACCCCGCCCAGGGCGCCCGGTTCAGCACGTACGCCTCGTGGTGGATCAAGCAGGCGATCAAGCGGGCGCTGGTGAACTCGTGCCAGCAGGTGCACGTTCCGGCGTACATGGTCGAACTGATCGCGAAGTGGAAGGTCGCGTACCGGCGTCTGGAGGCCGAACTGGGCACCACGCCCACGCTGCAGGACCTGGCGCAGGCGATGGACCTGCCGCTGCACAAGGTGCGGATCGTGCGGCGCGCCGTGAAGGCGATGCAGTCGGCGTCGAAGGGCGGGGTGAGCGAGAAGGCCGAGCTGGTGAACCTGAGCGAGATCATGGCCGATCCGCGCGTCGGCACGCCGCAGGACCGCGTCTTCCGCGAGGAAGAACTGGAAACCCTGCGCCGGCTGATGGAGACGATCGACGAGCGCGAGGCGAAGGTGCTGCGGATGCGGTTCGGCCTGGATGGGTGCGAGCCCCTGACGCTGCGGCAGATCGCCGACGAGATCGGCATCAGCCGGGAACGCGTCCGCCAGATCGTGGACGAGGGCCTGACGCGCCTGAACGAGCGTCTGTCGGGCACGCCCGACGCCGAGGCCGCCGTCGCCGGGGCCCGCGCGGGAAACTGA